From Ovis aries strain OAR_USU_Benz2616 breed Rambouillet chromosome 21, ARS-UI_Ramb_v3.0, whole genome shotgun sequence, a single genomic window includes:
- the LOC101102350 gene encoding olfactory receptor 10N1-like — MLSCLLSPLDLPPRDMRNHTELSEFILLGIPQTEGLETVLLVIFSFIYSLTLLGNLLILLAIVSSSTLHTPMYFFLGLLSILDMLFPSVLCPKMLVYFSGQNRAISYKGCAVQLFFYHFLGSTEGCLYSVMTYDRFVAICHPLRYKLIMRPGVCVGLVEAAWLVGCLQATILTSFTFELPYCGPNQVDHFFCDIPAILPLACADSSFAQGVASTSVGFLALMLWLSICASYTRIGIAILRIHSAEGRQKAFSTCSAHLTAILCAFGPIIIVYLQPTPNPLLDAMVQLLNNTVSPMLNSLIYSLRNKEVKSSLKRIFHNVVLLFCTKLRVL, encoded by the coding sequence ATGCTTTCCTGTCTTTTGTCTCCCCTAGACCTTCCTCCCAGGGACATGAGGAACCACACAGAGCTGAGTGAGTTCATCCTACTGGGAATACCTCAGACAGAGGGACTGGAGACTGTGCTCCTTGTCATCTTCTCGTTCATTTACTCCTTGACCCTGCTGGGAAATTTGCTCATCCTTCTAGCAATTGTCTCCTCCTCGACCCTTCACACTCCCATGTACTTCTTCTTGGGACTCCTCTCGATTTTGGACATGCTGTTCCCCTCTGTACTCTGTCCCAAGATGCTAGTCTATTTTTCTGGCCAGAACAGAGCCATTTCTTATAAGGGATGTGCTGTTCAGCTCTTCTTCTATCATTTTCTGGGTTCTACGGAAGGCTGCCTCTATTCTGTGATGACTTATGATCGCTTTGTTGCCATCTGTCACCCACTGAGGTATAAGCTCATCATGAGACCTGGAGTCTGTGTTGGTTTGGTCGAGGCAGCCTGGTTGGTAGGTTGTCTTCAGGCCACTATCCTGACATCCTTTACCTTTGAGCTACCCTACTGTGGCCCTAATCAGGTGGACCATTTCTTCTGTGACATTCCTGCTATCTTACCCCTGGCTTGTGCTGACAGCTCCTTTGCCCAGGGTGTAGCTTCCACTAGTGTTGGCTTTCTGGCTTTAATGCTTTGGTTGAGTATTTGTGCCTCCTACACACGCATTGGGATTGCCATTTTGAGGATCCATTcagcagagggcaggcagaaagCTTTCTCTACCTGCAGTGCCCACCTCACTGCCATTCTCTGTGCCTTTGGACCTATAATCATTGTCTATCTGCAGCCCACACCCAACCCCTTGCTAGACGCCATGGTGCAACTATTAAATAATACTGTCTCACCCATGCTGAACTCGTTAATCTATTCCTTAAGGAACAAAGAAGTGAAAAGTTCCCTAAAAAGGATTTTCCACAATGTAGTACTACTGTTCTGCACTAAATTAAGGGTTTtataa
- the LOC101102853 gene encoding putative olfactory receptor 10D4 has protein sequence MRNHTPVTEFLLMGIPHTQGLEHALFVFFLAFYLLTLVGNLLILLATLTSSNLHTPMYFFLGNLSVFDIFFPSVSSPKMMLYLLGQSRTISYQGCACQLFFYHFLGCTECFLYTVMAYDRFAAICHPLRYTAIMNPRVCAILTLSTWMGSSVHASVLTFLVFKLPYCGPKEVGNFFCDISVVLPLACADTSLAQTVSVTNVGVVALLCFLLVLTSYTRIVISILRISSSEGRHRAFSTCSAHLTSVLLFYGPVVLIYLQPASSTWLESVVPLFNNIVTPSLNPLIYSLRNKDVKLALRKVLIQGVRT, from the coding sequence ATGAGGAATCACACTCCAGTAACCGAGTTCCTCCTCATGGGAATCCCTCACACACAGGGGCTGGAACACGCGCTCTTTGTCTTCTTCCTCGCCTTCTACCTGCTCACTCTTGTGGGGAACCTGCTCATTCTCCTGGCCACCCTCACTTCCTCCAACCTGCACAcccccatgtatttcttcctggGCAACCTGTCAGTGTTTGACATCTTTTTCCCTTCCGTGAGTTCCCCCAAAATGATGCTCTACCTTCTGGGGCAAAGTCGGACCATCTCTTACCAGGGCTGCGCCTGCCAGCTCTTCTTTTATCACTTCCTGGGCTGCACGGAGTGTTTCCTGTACactgtgatggcctatgaccgctttgCCGCCATCTGTCACCCCTTGCGGTACACGGCCATCATGAACCCCAGGGTGTGTGCCATCTTGACTCTGAGCACCTGGATGGGGAGCAGTGTGCATGCGTCTGTCCTCACATTTCTTGTGTTTAAGTTACCTTACTGTGGCCCCAAGGAGGTGGGCAATTTCTTCTGTGACATCTCGGTGGTGCTGCCCCTGGCCTGTGCAGACACCTCTCTAGCTCAGACAGTGAGTGTCACCAACGTAGGTGTTGTGGCACTCCTGTGTTTCCTTCTTGTCCTCACTTCTTATACTCGCATCGTTATCTCTATATTGAGAATCAGCTCCTCAGAAGGCAGGCACAGAGCCTTCTCCACCTGCAGTGCCCACCTGACTTCTGTCCTGCTCTTCTATGGACCCGTGGTCCTCATTTATCTCCAGCCTGCCTCTAGTACTTGGTTGGAATCTGTGGTTCCCTTGTTCAATAATATTGTTACCCCATCCTTAAATCCTTTGATATATAGCTTGAGAAACAAGGATGTGAAGTTGGCTCTGAGAAAAGTACTAATCCAAGGAGTACGTACCTGA
- the LOC101103104 gene encoding putative olfactory receptor 10D4 — protein MRNHTPVTEFLLMGIPHTQGLEHALFVFFLTFYLLTLVGNLLILLATLTSSNLHTPMYFFLGNLSVFDIFFPSVSSPQMMLYLLGQSRTISYQGCACQLFFYHFLGCTECFLYTVMAYDRFAAICHPLRYTAIMNPRVCAILTLSTWMGSSVHASVLTFLVFKLPYCGPKEVGNFFCDISVVLPLACADTSLAHRVSVTNVGVVALLCFLLVLTSYTRIIISILRISSSEGRHRAFSTCSAHLTSVLLFYGPVILIYLRPASSPWLDSVVQVLNNIVTPSLNPLIYSLRNKDVKLALRKALIQGVHT, from the coding sequence ATGAGGAATCACACTCCAGTAACTGAGTTCCTCCTCATGGGAATCCCTCACACACAGGGGCTGGAACATGCGctctttgtcttcttcctcaCCTTCTACCTGCTCACTCTAGTGGGGAACCTGCTCATTCTCCTGGCCACCCTCACTTCCTCCAACCTGCACAcccccatgtatttcttcctggGCAACCTGTCAGTGTTTGACATCTTTTTCCCTTCCGTGAGTTCCCCCCAAATGATGCTCTACCTACTGGGGCAAAGCCGGACCATCTCTTACCAGGGCTGCGCCTGCCAGCTCTTCTTTTATCACTTCCTGGGCTGCACGGAGTGTTTCCTGTACactgtgatggcctatgaccgctttgCCGCCATCTGTCACCCCTTGCGGTACACGGCCATCATGAACCCCAGGGTGTGTGCCATCTTGACTCTGAGCACCTGGATGGGGAGCAGTGTGCATGCGTCTGTCCTCACATTTCTTGTGTTTAAGTTACCTTACTGTGGCCCCAAGGAGGTGGGCAATTTCTTCTGTGACATCTCGGTGGTGCTGCCCCTGGCCTGTGCAGACACCTCTCTAGCTCACAGGGTGAGTGTCACCAACGTAGGTGTTGTGGCACTCCTGTGTTTCCTTCTTGTCCTCACTTCTTATACTCGCATCATTATCTCTATATTGAGAATCAGCTCCTCAGAAGGCAGGCACAGAGCCTTCTCCACCTGCAGTGCCCACCTGACTTCTGTCCTGCTCTTCTATGGACCCGTGATCCTCATTTATCTCCGGCCTGCCTCCAGCCCATGGTTGGATTCTGTGGTTCAGGTATTAAATAATATTGTTACCCCATCCTTAAATCCTTTGATATATAGCTTGAGAAACAAGGATGTGAAGCTGGCTCTGAGAAAAGCACTAATCCAAGGAGTACATACCTGA